The following are from one region of the Phoenix dactylifera cultivar Barhee BC4 unplaced genomic scaffold, palm_55x_up_171113_PBpolish2nd_filt_p 001719F, whole genome shotgun sequence genome:
- the LOC120109017 gene encoding uncharacterized protein DKFZp434B061-like, producing MISHRHGSSSSETGQYPASVTLSPEAAADPNTNTVTSNGRRTSTAPFIPEASSTGFPPPETRPPPFSHRRGGVAATSRQPPRRGGESPGLTGLPSFRLRHRSCPRRRGPSSVAESLRLSLTGEAASRRQADNLLGEAAAGESPRSASGAGAAAAARGRADEWTTDDENGEDLEE from the exons ATGATCTCCCACCGGCACGGCTCGAGCTCGTCGGAGACCGGGCAGTACCCGGCCAGCGTCACCTTGTCGCCGGAGGCCGCAGCCGATCCGAACACGAACACAGTTACGTCCAACGGCCGCCGTACTTCGACAGCCCCGTTCATCCCGGAGGCCTCCTCCACCGGCTTCCCACCGCCGGAGACCCGCCCGCCGCCCTTTAGTCACAGGCGAGGCGGCGTCGCGGCGACTAGCCGACAACCTCCTCGGCGAGGCGGCGAGTCCCCGGGACTCACGGGACTCCCCTCGTTCCGCCTCCGGCACCGGAGCTGCCCGAGGAGGCGAGGACCGTCGTCCGTCGCAGAGTCGCTCAGGCTCAGCCTCACAGGCGAGGCGGCGTCGCGGCGACAAGCCGACAACCTCCTCGGCGAGGCGGCGGCCGGCGAGTCCCCCCGTTCCGCCTCCGGCGCCGGAGCTGCCGCTGCTGCCCGAGGACGAGCCGACGAGTGGACGACCGACGACGAGAACGGAGAAG ATTTGGAGGAATGA